CCGCGTTCATGGTGTCCGCTGCTGCGGCCGCGGACCAGTACGACGTCACGTCGGTCTTCAGGTCTTCCACCAGCAGCTTGGACATGGAGTTCGATCCGGAGACGTTCAACTTCGACGGCGTGTTTAGCCAGGGCGATGAGTACATCAGTTAAAGAGgggcggctgctgctgctgctaccacCTCAAGTGTAGTAACATATAATATGAGTTCCTGTACTCTAATACAACTTTACATTAAATATTGCTTCCCAAAAGCACTACATTCCCTTAGTGCGTGTGGATATTTATCTGTGACAACATATTAAAAGCATTACAAAAAATAATCATACATCGATAAACATCGAGTGAATCGGATCCTTACGAGTCTAAATCTCAGTctaataaatcaaaatttttagattgaaTTGATGTGATTTTGATTTAATGTATGTCAAACCTCTGTGTATGTCTATGTATCAGCAGCTAAAGGAAATCTATTCGATGGATTTGAGAACCGAAAGTTCACCGTGAAGATAAAAAGGCAGTTTCCTCGCCACCGACTCGAGATTGTACCCGCGAGTGAGTGGGCCCAATTCATGTTATTTTACATGTAGCTCCCAAAAAAACAAACCTGTCCCGATCTCGGGGCCCGCGGGTGGTGGGTTGGGGCGGAGTGCTTCCCGTCACCGCCCCTTCGCAACCCCCATGTTGACCTAAATTAATTTTATcccttaaaaatattaaaattttaattaatacatTAGTGATTAATATTAGAatatttaaattatatgtgttatattattattaataaaatatattatatataattatttaaaaaatatatataaattgaaCAAAGATAGATGAGAAGTGTTCTATTCTATCACCAtccaataataattttaaataaaaaactaaaattattattttcgaaattaataTCTAAAAGggtattattaaaattaattaataaaaaataatttttataatatttaatataagaTTGATTTAGTGATTAATAttagaatgttaaaattatatgtattatattattattattattattattaaggagcGCTCTATTCTCCGTCCGATAACCGCAGGTAATAAAAAATGCCTCCATCGATGGACGGTGGGATCTTCCGCTTCGGCGAGTCCGTGCCACCGACGCTGCCCTACGCAACCAAGACGCGTCGACCGAAGAGGCCGCCGCCGGCACACGACAGCCTACCATACTTGCCCCCTATCGATCTTCCTTACGCGTCCTCTCCCCCTTCCTTCGATTGGAAGGCATCGGGGAGTTCCTTCCTTCCCACCCCAACCCGCTCCCCTATAAAAAAACTCGGTTTTGGGAGATCCCCATATCTGCATCTCGTCTCCTCCAATCAGACAAGAAAGAACGCTTAATTCCTTTGAGAAGTACTGAGGTAAGCTGTCTGATATCTTGTTCCCCctgtttctctctttttttttggggCTAAAAATTGGATTTTTTATCGGTTCCCCTTTCTATCATTTCCGGACTTCCTATCAGACGAAGAGTTCTAATCCAACAAACAAGGTTTCTCTGAATTGGTTTCGAGTCTTCTTGTTTGGTTCTGCTGTCATCTGAATCTAGTTTGATCAACTTGTTTCGGGGAAATGggtcatcaccaccaccaccaccatgagGGTGGCAGCCCATATGACTATCCCTTGGTGGCCCTTTGCTGCTGCCCGTGCTTGCTGCTGAGCTCCATCCTGAGGGGTGTTGGGAGTTGCATCTTTATAGCCTGCTACCCCGTCCTGCGATGCTTTGGCTTCGACGAGCACTATCATcatcgccaccaccaccaccaccaccaccatgatCATTGCTATTGAACAACCGAGCCTCGGTTCTCATGCCTTCAAGTTTATTGCATTTTGACTGTAGAAACATCTGTGCAATGAGCTTCCTTTTCtcgcaaattattattattattattataaatggcTTATTATTAGTTCATTATCTTCACGAGAATTGCTATAATAATTGTATGATGATTGGCTTTCGTGGAGTGGATTGACACAGTTAATGTTCTTCTCTATGTATAATTGGATTAAGTACTTCAGGTGCTGTGGAACACATGAAGCATTTCTTCTGCAATCCCATTTGTATAACAAGTAGGCCAGTAAATGACCATTTCTTTCTTGCTATCATAAGTCACTGTTAGAATGGTCCgatacttgtggtgcatctgttcTATCAGTGTCTTGTATGTATCTTGGTTAGACTACAAGTATAGTCCACACAAGTGCCAGTCCTATTGCAACCTTGTTCTTTTCATCAGCAGATGGTTGCATTTTACCACAGGAGAAAGAGGTAAATTCTATTTTATCTTTGTTCATTTGACGAATCAAAGACCAGAGATTTCAGGTCAAAGTCATCTCTTAAAATCTTTTGAATGGTAAAGCTTTCTTTTTCTGTATTCATGGAGCTTGTTGAACAGCATAGAACACACTTCTTTTTATTTGTGACTAGAGAGGAAAGATACTTTTTTATGTCATAGGATACATTTTGTTAGAAAATTGGATGTGCTGATTGCAAGTGTTTCATATAGAACTGTATTTGACTACTTTCTATGTTTTCTGTACCTCTGTGGCTATGCTAAATTACTCAAAAGTGGATCTATCTCAGTTCTCACGGCATTCTTGCAGATAAATTAATTGTGCATTGCAAGTACTGGAAATTTATCTTcttacacaagtgtaatatgttattGATCATATCTTTGATGAGAGCAAACAAAAAGAGGATGGGGAAGAAAATGCATGCAGCAGAGTCTAACCTTGTGTCAATAGATCTCTTTGTTCTCTGAACTTGACAAACAGTAGTTTCAATATTGATGCATTTATCTAAATCTAATATGCACCAATTGTCATCAGTTTATGACTTAATAATGTCAAAACATATGCAGATATGACCCAAAATAcaagtagaagaaaaaaaatccttcaTTAAGATATCTTTTGACTGATTTGTGAAATTTTAAGGTGAGTTGCACATATTTTGTCTTTATCTTTCACTTTTCAGTGTTGTTTTTGTTGCAAAATCTAATTTCTttctctctaggatattagattttCATGTGAGTTACACGTATTTAGTCATTATTTAACTCAAGTGGTATTATTAGATTTTTTTCGCCATGTTTTCATTAAAAAATCTCAACTGTTCACTTTTTCCTTCAtacattcttttttaaaaaatacatatatataacatttctttttttttaagataaaattaTCATGGTCTATGCCTCGTTGTTTTGTTGTTTTTTTCTCATTGCTTTCATGTGGTCGTCTCTTGCCCATCGTTACTAAGACGACGTCATTAAGGTCGGGTCACAAGGACCTCACTCTCGCCTCTTATGCTAAAAGAGAGTGCTCTAACTCATTTTCGTCCCTTATCGTTACTCGATCAGGGGAGCCGAGCAATTCAGAAAAGAAGGCTCTAGGATAGTTCGCCATCCGATAGAGGTGAGGCCTTAGCAATATCTCAATAACAATGAACAAAGTCACACTCAAATAAAGCGTAACTATAGGATAGTTCGCCATCTGATAGCttccgaagtccatcgacttcactgAAAGTTATGCATTGATTATTGCCCTTAGGATACTTTTTGTTGTATATCATTTTTCCTTCACGATATCTTGAAGGGAGcatttttgatatattctttaagagtacgtaTCGTATATCATCTTACTTTATgacaaatttttttaatattaattttactttcgtaagttgaatcatcttttttttattaaatattttgttaAGATAAAATGCATGTGTGTTAAAAAAATTTTCGACTTTAGCAGATGAAAATTGAGTTCGCTCCATCAAAAAACGAGAAATCCTGAAACGATAAGATCCTGTTCAGGAGTTTGTATCTTTGATGTTTGTCTAGAAATATTTCGTATCTTCGCTTAATGTTCCACAAGTTCTGCAACACGGCCTGTCAACCTGCTTTGGACCAGCACATCAGTGGGCCGCAACGCAGCATAAGTGGTGCCTGTCTTGTTGCTAACGGTTCCTGACACGTGTAACTATCGCGAGACCGTGTTACGAACCTCGTGAATCACGTTTCCCGGAGATCCGCCCTCACCACGCGTTCGGACTCCCGTGGGTCTCTCTACCCATGCTACCTGGCTGGTGGAGCCCACGTCTGAGCTCACGCCAACCTCACGTATGACTCCACGTGTCGGGTGAATGATGTGATCATAGCATGTCGTACCTCACACAAAGAAAGAAAGGTTGACTCGTCTCAACGTTCTTTCACGTACACGTGTACGGATCACATAGCTCAGCTGAGTCATTAATCGGAAATATCTACTTTAATGAACCAAATCTACCCGAATGTGAATTGCTATGGAGACGACGGAGCTCCACCTTTACAAGACCCAAATAATTGGACCGAGTCGGTCCACAGTCGGTCCAATTGAATTCGAATCGAGTCCAATGGAATTCCGCGCTGATTTGATTAAAGAATTGAATCGGTCAAGTGGGATCTGCGAATACACCCCACCCGACACGATCCGCCCGAGTTGCGCTCCTACGCATCGACACGTGGCAGACAAAAAAATAAAACTTGTGGCGCGTCACGTGGTCACGTGCAACACGTTGGCTGTCAGTAGATCTTGGGACGCACCCAACCCATTCTCCTCATCCCTTGCACTGGGCACCACCATGATATTTTATGTAATAATACTAACAAAGGCGGTCGGTTTGTTACTAAATACAAGGGAAGATAGGGAGGGAGCGCTTCCGGAACAGAGGAAGCTGCGACGGCCGCCACGTTGCTGCCGTCTCCTCTCGCCCGCGAGGGCTTCTTTACGGGTTCCTCGAGAAGGCGACAAGAATCCCCGACCTCCGTCGCAAACCCTGATTGCGGCCCCGTCGACGGCTCGCATTCGATTTCTGATCCCGTCTTGCGTCGATCGATCGCTTTGCGTTTGCGTGTGGGTTTTGCTCGGCGTTTCGAATCATCGGTGTTGGAAAGGATAGTTTCCGTCGCATCTTGGATTTCTTCCGTGATCGTGCCTTTGAGCTAACCATCGAATCTTTATGCGTGGAATTTTCTTGATTGCTGagatctcttctttttctttcctttggGTGGGAGATTAGGGTTCTTTTATCTTTCCTGAGGGGATTGGTGTAGGGTTTCTTTGTTGTGACCGGTTAATCGGACTAAAGATTCGAGGGTTGCTCGGATTTGTGGGAGAATGGGAGGGAAGCTTGTGTGGCTCCGGGTGGTGTGGGTTTCGGTTCTTCTTTGGGGATCTTGTTGGGGGAAGTTCGTGGTGGAGAAGAACAGCTTGAAGGTGACCTCGCCGGATTCGTTGAAGGGCATCTACGAGTGCGCAATTGGAAACTTCGGGGTTCCTCAGTACGGTGGGACTATGGTGGGGATCGTGGCGTACCCCAAGGCCAATCGGAAGGGTTGCCAGAGCTTCGACAATTTCGACATCTCTTATAAATCCAAACCAGGAGGGTTCCCCACCTTTCTTCTTGTCGACAGAGGGGGTGAGTCTTAATGTTATGAGCCCTAGAAAAAAAATCGTGTGTGTTTTATCTATGTGTTTGGACTCTTTCAAATCTTGTCAAATGTAGTGATTTTTCTTTGTGTGCATGCATCTTCTTTTACTGTTTGTTTTCTTGAGTTTGTAATGTGTTGGAGTATTTTAAGATTATAGAGCTTTCGTACCTGGAGATATTATGTTCTAACTCTGAACACAAATGCAATAAAAATCCGAGGGCAAGTCTCCTATCCAGGACAAGTAACATCGGTTGACCCACAGCATGGTTGCTAACCAAATTGTTGCTTCGTTGTTTCTTGCCTATAGATATGGGATGATTAACCTCTTCAAATCTAAAAGAAGTTTCGTACAACATTCACAAGATACCAACACAGTTATATTATTTTCTTGAAATCTTTGTCAAGGTACATTCATCAATTTCTTCACACCCCATTTCTTATTGCCTGTTCCAATCATTTCTTGACAGCTCAAGGTTACAGCAGATGCTTagtttattttgatttatttgaaTGAATTTGCTCCACTCAGAATGCATTCACAATCACCAGTGCTTTTTTCTGATAAGAGAGGCTGCATCGCCTTCTCCTAGCTACTGATTCTACAATCCATCTACATTTAGTTTATACCAGCCCATTACAAGAATTTGACATGTCTAAAATTTACCTTTAGACTCCTTGGATTGAACATAGTTCATCGTAGATGCAACAGCTCTATACAGTATACACCATACAAAAAAGACAAACTCTTTACCCATGAATGAAACCTCATTTTGCACTTTCCATATCAATTAAAGTGTGCAAGCAATGCGGGTTTTGTTCTGGAATGTCTTCTAATATTTTTCGATATCAGTACTAGTGATAACCATCTGATAcctttgtttgatttttttcagGTCCAGTATGTTGCATGGATATCATTAACTAATGATCTATTAATCAAATGAATTTTGTTTATACATGTCCTTCTATTATATCTTTTGCTAATTTCTGTGGGCATTGTTATTTACTAATTGGACTTGTGTCATACTGATtggatgatccttggttgtaaagTGGATACAGATAAGTTATATTTAGGATGCATTGAATTTAGATTGGTGGGGTAATTGGAAATATATTTATGGGAGGCTTGTGCATGGGGCCACTCTCTTTAGATTGGCAATGCATTGAATTTAAGGTTTTAGCAAACCTGGATGCAACACTTCAATACTTTCTTCAGTTTGCTTGAGGGTGGGCTCGGTTCAATGTGAAGGTTGTTCCTATAAGATTTGTACATCACAGGTTTAAGTAGCAAAAGCATCCTCTCCTATTCTGGGGTAagaccaaggtttgccgtaccggactgtaccgcccggtacgggcggtacgtaccggtccgacaggctagcggtacgcggaccgccctgtaccggtccgcccgtaccgagcactgtagcactgctaccgtgctcggtataccgtaccgtaccggtaccgagcccgggtcgaaacgccggtacggtacggtacggcgaacctgggGTAAGACCACAAATATCTTATCTTATTAAGAGGCCCTGGTGATGGAGCCTTATGCTTTAAGAGTTACCCTTTGTCATTTTGTTTGAATGTCACTCTGAACATTTGGCTTCATTATGTACAGTCGCCAAACAttcctttattattttaaaaaacaaaaaagtaaaGTAGTCATGTAATATGTTTTGAAAGCATCATTATTACTTTTACAAGTTCACTGAATCATGCATTCATTTGACTGTGCATGCAGGGCTGAGaagaaaaatttatatttaatgaaacaATGCCCTGAACTAACTTCTATTGAGTTATTCTTTTGTTGTGAACAGATTGTTACTTTACAGCAAAAGCATGGAATGCACAGAATGCAGGAGCTGCTGCTGTCCTTGTTGCTGATAACAAGGCAGAACCTTTGATAACAATGGACACACCTGAGGAGGATGACAACAAGGCAGACTATCTACAGAACATAACAATTCCTTCAGCACTCATCAGCAAAAGCTTTGGAGATAGCTTAAAGAAGGCAATTGAGAATGGCGACATGGTTAGTGTCAATTTAGATTGGAGAGAATCTTTACCCCATCCTGATGATCGTGTAGAATATGAATTTTGGACAAACAGTAATGATGAATGTGGCCCCAAATGTGACAGTCAAATACAGTTTGTTAAGAACTTCAAAGGAGCAGCACAGATACTAGAGAGAAAAGGTTATACCCAGTTTACCCCGCATTACATTACTTGGTATTGCCCTGAAGCCTTTCTTTTGAGCAAGCAGTGCAAATCCCAGTGTATCAACCATGGGAGATATTGTGCACCCGATCCCGAACAGGACTTTAGCAAAGGTTATGATGGGAAAGATGTCGTGGTCCAAAACTTGCGCCAAGTCTGCTTGTTTAAGGTTGCTAATGAAAGTGGGAAATCTTGGCTATGGTGGGATTATGTGACTGACTTCGCAATACGTTGTCCTATGAGTGATAAGAAGTACACAAAAGAATGCGCTGAAGAAGTAATCAAATCACTTGGTGAGATGAATATTTTTGTTTGGTGTGTCATTTGATGAGGCTCATTGTTGGTTAAGGGAATCAGGATTTCATGATTGACTATTACATTTTCCTTAATGTGTCATTTTTTCTATAAAACTaatgtgatatatttttttttcaggcATTGATCTGAAAAAAATAAACCAATGTATGGGGGATCCTGATGCAGACGAAGAGAATGCAGTTCTTAAAGCCGAACAAGATGCGCAGGTTAAGGCATTGCATTGTCTTTTCCTTATTGATCTCGCAATTTGTCTTCATTCGCATAATACTGTTTTGTATCTAATGCCTATTCTCAGAT
This DNA window, taken from Musa acuminata AAA Group cultivar baxijiao chromosome BXJ3-7, Cavendish_Baxijiao_AAA, whole genome shotgun sequence, encodes the following:
- the LOC103992514 gene encoding vacuolar-sorting receptor 1, yielding MGGKLVWLRVVWVSVLLWGSCWGKFVVEKNSLKVTSPDSLKGIYECAIGNFGVPQYGGTMVGIVAYPKANRKGCQSFDNFDISYKSKPGGFPTFLLVDRGDCYFTAKAWNAQNAGAAAVLVADNKAEPLITMDTPEEDDNKADYLQNITIPSALISKSFGDSLKKAIENGDMVSVNLDWRESLPHPDDRVEYEFWTNSNDECGPKCDSQIQFVKNFKGAAQILERKGYTQFTPHYITWYCPEAFLLSKQCKSQCINHGRYCAPDPEQDFSKGYDGKDVVVQNLRQVCLFKVANESGKSWLWWDYVTDFAIRCPMSDKKYTKECAEEVIKSLGIDLKKINQCMGDPDADEENAVLKAEQDAQIGKDSRGDVTILPTLVINNRQYRGKLDKAAVLKAICAGFQETTEPAVCLSEDIETNECRENNGGCWQDKAANITACKDTFRGRICECPVVEGVKFVGDGYTHCEASGSGRCEINNGGCWKKSHEGKTYSACVDEGCKCPPGFKGDGVDKCEDVDECKEKTACQCSGCKCKNTWGSYECSCGDDLLYIKEHDTCISKKPSTEVGWSFLWVIFFGLVIAGVGAYAVYKYRIRSYMDSEIRAIMAQYMPLDNQEAQNHIHHGEI